A single Macaca mulatta isolate MMU2019108-1 chromosome 15, T2T-MMU8v2.0, whole genome shotgun sequence DNA region contains:
- the LOC106993579 gene encoding large ribosomal subunit protein uL16 isoform X1, which translates to MGRRPARCYRYCKNKPYPKSRFCRGVPDVKIRIFDLGRKKAKVDEFPLCGHMVSDEYEQLSSEALEAARICANKYMVKSCGKDGFHIRVRLHPFHVICINKMLSCAGADRLQTGMRGAFGKPRGTVARVHIGQVIMSICTKLQNKEHVIEALRRAKFKFPGRQKIHISKKWGFTKFNADEFEDMVAEKRLIPDGCGVKYIPNRGPLDKWQALHS; encoded by the coding sequence ATGGGCCGCCGCCCCGCCCGTTGTTACCGGTATTGTAAGAACAAGCCGTACCCAAAGTCTCGCTTCTGCCGAGGTGTCCCTGATGTCAAGATTCGCATCTTTGACCTGGGGCGGAAGAAGGCAAAAGTGGATGAGTTTCCGCTCTGTGGCCACATGGTGTCAGATGAATATGAGCAGCTGTCCTCTGAAGCCCTGGAGGCTGCCCGAATTTGTGCCAATAAGTACATGGTAAAAAGTTGTGGCAAGGATGGCTTCCATATCCGGGTGCGGCTCCACCCCTTCCACGTCATCTGCATCAACAAGATGTTGTCCTGTGCTGGGGCTGACAGGCTCCAAACGGGCATGCGAGGTGCTTTTGGAAAGCCCCGGGGCACTGTGGCCAGGGTTCACATTGGCCAAGTTATCATGTCCATCTGCACCAAGCTGCAGAACAAGGAGCATGTGATTGAGGCCCTGCGCAGGGCCAAGTTCAAGTTTCCTGGCCGCCAGAAGATCCACATCTCAAAGAAGTGGGGCTTCACCAAGTTCAATGCTGATGAATTTGAAGACATGGTGGCTGAAAAGCGGCTCATCCCAGATGGCTGTGGGGTCAAGTACATCCCCAATCGTGGTCCTCTGGACAAATGGCAGGCCCTGCACTCATGA
- the LOC106993579 gene encoding large ribosomal subunit protein uL16 isoform X2 produces the protein MGRRPARCYRYCKNKPYPKSRFCRGVPDLSSEALEAARICANKYMVKSCGKDGFHIRVRLHPFHVICINKMLSCAGADRLQTGMRGAFGKPRGTVARVHIGQVIMSICTKLQNKEHVIEALRRAKFKFPGRQKIHISKKWGFTKFNADEFEDMVAEKRLIPDGCGVKYIPNRGPLDKWQALHS, from the exons ATGGGCCGCCGCCCCGCCCGTTGTTACCGGTATTGTAAGAACAAGCCGTACCCAAAGTCTCGCTTCTGCCGAGGTGTCCCTGAT CTGTCCTCTGAAGCCCTGGAGGCTGCCCGAATTTGTGCCAATAAGTACATGGTAAAAAGTTGTGGCAAGGATGGCTTCCATATCCGGGTGCGGCTCCACCCCTTCCACGTCATCTGCATCAACAAGATGTTGTCCTGTGCTGGGGCTGACAGGCTCCAAACGGGCATGCGAGGTGCTTTTGGAAAGCCCCGGGGCACTGTGGCCAGGGTTCACATTGGCCAAGTTATCATGTCCATCTGCACCAAGCTGCAGAACAAGGAGCATGTGATTGAGGCCCTGCGCAGGGCCAAGTTCAAGTTTCCTGGCCGCCAGAAGATCCACATCTCAAAGAAGTGGGGCTTCACCAAGTTCAATGCTGATGAATTTGAAGACATGGTGGCTGAAAAGCGGCTCATCCCAGATGGCTGTGGGGTCAAGTACATCCCCAATCGTGGTCCTCTGGACAAATGGCAGGCCCTGCACTCATGA